atagtgctctggtcaaaagtagtgcaccatataaggaatagggtacaCAGACATTGACTCTCTCCCATGTGTATTAGGATTGTATTACAGCGGCCTCACTCAACCTCCTAAAGACAATGACAACAGCATTGTTCTAATGCTGAGACAATAGGGGTTTAGTGAATCTGTAGGGTACATTTCAGAACCTGCCTTACAGAGGTAATCTCAAAACACAGAGCCCCCTACCTTCATCCTGATCTTTGGAATCTTGCCAATTTTGGGTAGGAAGCGCCACTTCCTGTTCTTCTTAGTCTCTTCCCCACTGGCAGAGGGAAGGCGGGCCATGCCGTCAGCCTTTACATCAGCCGGGCTAAGGCCCCTGGCAGGGAATTCCTCAGTAGCATTAAGGTCAGCCACAACACCATGAGTGATGTCACTTGCGGCATTGCTGGTGTCTAAGTAAGAAGAGCAAGCTGGTGTGACCGACCTGGGTGCAATAACTGGGAGAAGAGGACGCAACAATGGAAAGCAGTCACTGCGTCCCAAAAGGCATTCtcttctctttatagtgcacaacttttgaccagggcccatatggtctaattctggtcaaaagtagtgcactaaatatggaagaaggtgccattttggacacaaccaGTGAAGTTCACATCATAAAACGCAATGTATCATGTTACAATGAAGTCCTATACAGATGAAAAGAGGTACCACTTACAATCCACTACCATCGAGATGAGAGGCTCTCTTCAAACTGGTATCGCTCATAACTGACACACTCCTGGTGGGCAGAGTGACATCCTCACTGCATGTGTCAATTACATGGTGGTCTGTGGAGGAGCCACTCGAAGACACAAGGGCTTTAGACCTTTTAGTCAAACTGACTTTTGAAAATGGCTTCTCACTTCTCACAGACGGAGGGCGGCTCCTGTCCTTAACAAGAGCAGTGTCAGGGGACTTCGAGCATCTGAGTGTCTCCACAGGGGTGGAGTTCAGCACATCTTTGGCTGTGGTGACAGACAAGGGTGGAAAAGACAAAAAGACAGTCAGTCTATCCTTTACTCTGTGGTACATGATTTGAGCAGCAAAAAATGAGTTGTCAAAGACAACTCTGGGCTTGAGCTTGGACCGCAGCTTTTTCTCTCCAAGTGGGAAGGAGTCTGCGTCCTCCACTGTGTACTGGGATACACTTTCAAGGTCTTGCATGATCATATTCACTATATCTTGAGTTGTAGAAACCACATGGTGTGAGAAGGTGATGCTAGGCATGCTCTGTGGCAAAGAACAGTTGGCTTCGCTAGCAGCTCTGAGAATGGCCTCACGCACAATCTGTTTGGCCGTAGCTCGGAACTCAGCACTATGAAAGCTCTGGATGGAAATGTTAGAGGTTCTGCTGGCTGCACAACGAGATCGCGTGAGCGTGGCAGTCTGGGCTGACGTCACGTCACTCGAAATGGTGAGGTCCTCCAATTTCGAAATGATCGAGTCCAACTTCTGGTTGAAGTCGAAGGACGCATTTGACGTGCTCTCCCCAACGGAAGCGAAGCAGTCTTCCCTTGAAGTCTCCAATCTCAGCACCAAGATCACCTGTTTGATGACCCTTTAGTGCAGGTGTCGAGGGTGAGCTGGTGGGCTGAGGCTGAGGACATAGaggtattactgtctgtcttccATACAGGAGATACCTCCACAGTGGTCTCAGTTACAAGTAGTCCAGTGTCATAGAGCTCGATTTGCAGTGAGATGGTGTGAGGTGAACAGCTTCCTCAGTTTGTGCAGGGTTTTGGTATAAATCTTCTGGGAACCTGAACTCACTTCCACCCAGAACAATTTGCGACCTGCTTTCGTACACATGGAGGCCTTTATTGACCTCAGATACCTCATGCAGGTCGGAAATAATAGCACCAAATAGATCAGAGGATGCCTCCTCAATATTCTCTGTGGAAACATGGACAGACAGGATTTAGTTTCCCACAAGTGTCGGTTTTATCCAGCACGGCAGTATATGTCACAGCTGCATCCTGAATGACCTGAGTGATGCATTGCTCAGCTTTGACGATGTACTCCTCCACTGGTTGACCATGGAGGATGTCAACTTTATCAGCAGGGAGCACCTTCTGAATACTCACATTCTCCTCTGATGGGCGTGGACTGTTGAAGATAATGCTCTCAGTGACCATGTTAGAGGAGGTGAGAGATGAGTCGAGAAGCAAAGACCTGTATATTATCGAGGTGGAAATCTCTGGGTGCTTTAGCTCTGGGTAGCTTCTCTTTCCCCTGAGGGTGAGGCTGGTCTGGGAGGCTGCAGCCTTGGGGGTCACGTTAGTGAAGCCCACCACTGCAGCCTGATGGGGACAACAGAAAGCAGAGTTAGGCTGGAATTCAATCAAATTCGCCATTGCACTGTTAACACAATGTCTGTTTACAAACAACTGTCTGCACGCACAAacagacatgtacacacacacacagtgttatctGGAAGCATTTGCCTTTGCCACTCATTCAGTCTCCTGGGATTGAGATGGACCGGCTGTTTCTAGATCATCACTCTCCTGCATCACACTCTCTCCTTCGACCCCCAGTGTCAGTTGATGTGGCTGTCTTCAGATCAACCTGATTCAACTCACTCTCTCCTTTGGCCTCCTAGATTAGAAGACCTTTACTAGCTCAAGCTTGGAAAATTAATTTGTCATTTTAATCTTCACTGTGTCattaaaacacaaaacacaatacATCATACCTCCTTTGACTGAGATGGGATGACAACGGCCTGGTCCAACTCAATCTCTCCTTCAACCTTCTGTGACTGAGATGGGATGGCAACAGCATCGTCCAACTCAATCTCTCCTTCAACCTTCTGTGACTGAGATGGGATGGCAACAGCATCGTCCAACTCAATCTCTCCTTCAACCTTCTGTGACTGAGACGTGCCATCTGTCTTCAGATCAGCCTCCTGCATCTCAATCTCTCCTTCAGCCTCTAGTGACAGAGTTGGGATATCTGTCTCTCAACTTGGTCTGTCTCTCAACCGCTCTGTGATCTTTATCAGATCTAGATACAGAAAAAGGAATCTCTCTAAGGTCACTATAATGTGCTATAGTGTGAGGATGTGCTCCAattatagaattagaataatagAAGTAGAATTAATCATTCTAGAGTTAGAATAGAATCACTGGAATTCTATGGTTCCAATACTCTGAGATGACTCTGCCTATCCAGAGTTATatatttagagaatttggcaaacTTTTAGAAAGGACTCCATGTTAACACCTTTGAGCCTTTCATTACAAGTCAATTATAAAATAGATTTTCTGTTACATAGCATTGTTTAAAATGTCAATATTGCCCATGGGGAGCCAAATATGGATATATTTGATTATACTGTGTCATGTAATGTATACATATTGATGTAAATGCAACAATGCAGATATTTGAATGTCCCAACTTTCCAAATACATGGCTCTGGGCCTACCTCTCCATAGGCGGTGACCTTTGACCTACTACAGACTGAATTTGTAGGAATATGTGATCCTGCAACCAGTCACAAATATGTCATTAGTGTAAATCACATACCTGACTTCCTTCATAACATCAGTGTCATTGATGGGTTCATCCAGGTCTATGAGGGTGAGGTCTATAGAGTGCGACAGtacgagtcataatacccattaaACCTaccggtcaaacagggaaattgtttttccaccattcatttttcccataggggattttagaaacacttaaaataagggctgttttgtgtaggcttaccctggtgtgacagTTTGATATCTGTGTAAATCTCTAGGtcaaggtgacttatcaatatattcgcctgtatttaccccccaaacATGAAATGCTAagtagctgctaatgtggctatcataaagaactacaaataagAATCAAttgattaactatctaatgttagctaaatgtaacATAAATTGGCTgcatttctttaaatggacaattctgtggaCTGTTAAGTTTCAAATAGATACAaaacctgttagcaaaggtgtcagctagagataaagtgtaggagcttgcagggatttgtagttttgcatgatgtctacttctAATCTGAGcgtaaatagagccgaatatattaaaagtcaccttgtcagtgagatttacatggttataaaaacgtcacaccagggtaagtcTACATGAAACACAACCCTAATTTTATGTTTCTAAAATCGCCTATAGGAAAATGGTGtcaaaacgattggaaccatttccctgtttgaccgctaggttttacaGGTATTATGACAACTACTGTGGGGCTCTTTTTTTCactggttggttgtttagcaacaaaactagAATGCAACTATGTGGCAAAATAAGACAGTGCTGGCTTAAACTATTTTTAGTCTCAATGttaattgcaaacataaatacatttgcataatGAGCCCTTGtcagaaatacattgttacagaTGTTGTTGGTTAGCTAGGTAGTGAATTTTAACAATTGCATAGACATGATATCAGTCAAAATACCTCCAAACAAGACGACATGGTGTCAATAACAAGATACAACGAGCTGAAACATGCCGAAGATCTACTATTCCCCACACGGCAGCTTATTGTTGCTAGCTGAGGTTTAGAGTCATAACAAGATACACGCATTCCGGCCATTGTTTTTCGTGACGTCAGCCAACCTGTGTATGGCTcttggtcataagtagtgcactagccTACATGAGTGCAATTTACGATGTAAATAAGGTGGTGTTATAAACTTTGACCCTTGACCCCCATTTGACCCACAGCAGATTCTAACGTACCTTTAGCCAACTGTCATGACTCCCCGGCCATATACTTTGTAGTTTGATATAACAGCAATGATAGCACATTATTTCATTTGTTAAACAATATTTAATCCACAGTGATATTgagaattaaaaaataaataacatgccTACGTTGAACTCTTTCTCCATGTCCTTGCAAAATCACCACATTTCCTTGTCAAAATGAACGCTCCTCCAGCACTAGCGAGAATCAGGTTAACTGCTCCCGCGGTTTCTGATCACTTTCAACGTTTATCAGTGATGACGTAACAATGCTGTACAGATTTGACGCACTTCCAATCTCGTGCTGATGCAACGCTCTGTGCGGTTGAAAGCTCACGCATGGAAATCCTGCGAGTTGTAAACAAATGTAGGCTATAATTGCCCTTAAAATTGCTACGTTAAGGACGCAAtgcaaaataaaatacataaccCACACCGTTAGGCCAAGGTATCACTTTGGCAATAAGAGACTATTCTTGTTCCTTGTAGCCTTTCTTTTGGGTTATTGGCACCACTGTCTTGCCTGACACCTATAAATTGACGTATACTGCGGTTGTCACATAAAACAGAACCCATAGTTCATTATTAAATAActcatttctttattttattactcATAAAATATACAGCAATCTTCAGATAGTGAAATAATTCATGGAAGTTTCAAATTCGGTCACTATTTCATATGTACATGCTAGTTTCATCCTTTTAAAAGAAAGTTAAGGACACAACCTGTGAACCTCCTGTTCCTGATTTGATGAACATAGCAAATGTATTGTACATATTTCCAGTTAAAATGATCTTCAAAAAGAGACAAATGGGGATTTGAACAAGCAATCACAAAAGGATTGAGTGGtttcattttttgaagttaaaGCAAGCAAAACCTGTCAAAATACATTGATTATAAGACCAAAGACAAATAATATAGATATTTATTTTCCAACAGAAGAAAATCTAAATGCTGCTGTCCTACCATTGGTTTACAGTGTTTCTCCTCTCCAATGGAGGCATGTTTTCCACCTCACATGCCTCGGAATAGTATCAGTGCTTTTCAAACGTTGTAGTACTTAGTGTGCATCATTGTTTTCGCTCATACAGCTGCCCTT
The DNA window shown above is from Salmo trutta unplaced genomic scaffold, fSalTru1.1, whole genome shotgun sequence and carries:
- the LOC115182384 gene encoding uncharacterized protein LOC115182384, with amino-acid sequence MARLSHRRLKERLSWTMLLPSHLSHRRLKERLSWTMLLPSHLSHRRLKERLSWTRPLSSHLSQRRRPKERAAVVGFTNVTPKAAASQTSLTLRGKRSYPELKHPEISTSIIYRSLLLDSSLTSSNMVTESIIFNSPRPSEENVSIQKVLPADKVDILHGQPVEEYIVKAEQCITQVIQDAAVTYTAVLDKTDTCGKLNPVCPCFHREY